One window of the Amycolatopsis mediterranei genome contains the following:
- a CDS encoding ABC transporter permease, whose product MTGTWALLRLVLRRDRLLMPVWILGLTLAPVGYLSSIKAAYPDAAARQHFYDLNASSATFVVRNGPLYGSSVGNLLAWQCGFAPVVVGLIALLTVVRHTRTEEEAGRRELTGATVVGRHAGLAAAVLAACGACLVFGLLAAFGIAAQGEPLAGALALGAGFALAGWVFAGIGAVAAQLTWGAGGARGVGIGALVLAFLLRAAGDSSGSAAWLAWLSPIGWAHRLRPFAGERWWVLAVGVLATGALVAVAVALAAHRDLGAALLPARPGRATAKASLRSPLALAWRLQRGTLVVWTGCLGLVGLLMGGVAQNVADMMRDNRTVADVFSRLGGGGAVTDAYLAGTTTLFGLAAAGYAVQAALKLRAEEAAGRAEPVLATAAGRVGWALAHLTFAFFGPAFVLAVTGWATGVAYGNGFGLVPAALAQLPAVWVLTGLAALLIGIFPRFAAGAWGLLAAFLLLSLVGSALRWNAVVLGISPFQHLPRLPGGTFSVTPVLWLVLIALLAGAGGLLGLRRRDMPVG is encoded by the coding sequence ATGACGGGCACTTGGGCGTTGCTGCGGCTGGTGCTGCGCCGCGACCGGCTGCTCATGCCGGTCTGGATCCTCGGTCTCACGCTTGCACCGGTCGGTTACCTGTCGTCGATCAAGGCGGCGTACCCGGATGCTGCGGCACGGCAGCACTTCTACGACCTCAACGCCTCGAGCGCGACCTTCGTGGTGCGCAACGGCCCGCTGTACGGCTCGTCGGTGGGAAACCTCCTGGCCTGGCAGTGCGGGTTCGCCCCGGTCGTCGTCGGGCTGATCGCGCTGCTCACCGTGGTCCGGCACACGCGGACCGAGGAGGAGGCCGGACGCCGCGAGCTCACCGGCGCCACCGTCGTCGGCCGGCACGCGGGGCTGGCCGCGGCGGTGCTCGCCGCGTGCGGTGCGTGCCTGGTGTTCGGTCTGCTGGCCGCGTTCGGCATCGCCGCGCAGGGCGAGCCGCTCGCCGGTGCCTTGGCGCTCGGCGCGGGATTCGCCTTGGCGGGCTGGGTGTTCGCCGGGATCGGCGCGGTCGCCGCCCAGCTGACCTGGGGCGCGGGTGGGGCGCGGGGCGTCGGCATCGGGGCGCTGGTGCTGGCGTTCCTGCTGCGCGCGGCGGGAGACAGCAGCGGCTCGGCGGCCTGGCTCGCGTGGTTGTCGCCGATCGGCTGGGCGCACCGGCTGCGGCCGTTCGCGGGCGAGCGGTGGTGGGTGCTCGCGGTGGGCGTCCTCGCGACCGGCGCCCTGGTGGCCGTGGCCGTCGCTCTGGCGGCGCACCGCGACCTCGGCGCGGCGCTGCTGCCGGCGCGGCCGGGCCGGGCGACGGCGAAGGCGTCGTTGCGGTCGCCGCTGGCGCTGGCGTGGCGGCTGCAGCGGGGAACCCTGGTGGTCTGGACCGGGTGCCTGGGGCTCGTCGGGCTGCTGATGGGCGGAGTCGCGCAGAACGTCGCGGACATGATGCGGGACAACCGGACGGTCGCGGACGTGTTCTCCCGCCTGGGCGGCGGCGGTGCGGTGACGGACGCGTACCTGGCGGGCACGACGACGTTGTTCGGCTTGGCGGCGGCGGGTTACGCGGTCCAGGCGGCGCTGAAGCTGCGTGCGGAAGAGGCGGCGGGCCGGGCGGAACCGGTGCTGGCGACGGCGGCCGGCCGGGTCGGCTGGGCCTTGGCCCACTTGACGTTCGCGTTCTTCGGGCCGGCGTTCGTGCTGGCGGTGACGGGCTGGGCGACGGGGGTGGCGTACGGGAATGGTTTCGGGCTTGTCCCGGCGGCGCTGGCCCAGTTGCCGGCGGTGTGGGTCCTGACGGGCTTGGCGGCGTTGCTGATCGGGATTTTCCCGCGCTTCGCGGCGGGGGCGTGGGGATTGCTGGCGGCGTTCCTGCTGCTGTCGCTGGTGGGCTCGGCGTTGCGGTGGAACGCCGTGGTGCTGGGGATTTCGCCGTTCCAGCACCTGCCGCGCCTGCCGGGCGGAACGTTCTCGGTGACGCCGGTGCTGTGGCTGGTCTTGATCGCGTTGCTCGCCGGAGCGGGCGGGCTCCTTGGGTTGCGGCGGCGGGACATGCCGGTGGGCTGA
- a CDS encoding ABC transporter ATP-binding protein translates to MAAAITADGLTKAFGRTRALDGLDLTVHTGEVHGFLGPNGAGKTTTIRVLLGLMRADGGRATLLGGDPWTDATELHRRLAYVPGDVTLWPNLTGGEVIDLLGRLRGGLDTGRRAELIERFDLDPRKKGRTYSKGNRQKVALVAALASDVELLVLDEPTSGLDPLMEEVFRDVVEEERERGDRTVLLSSHILSEVEALCDRVTIIRAGRTVESGTLDELRHLGRITIDASLAHVPAELASLLPGVHDLSSYGSHVHLSVDQTSLDDVMRHLAGAGLRSLVSRPPTLEELFLRHYRQDEPVGAAR, encoded by the coding sequence ATGGCCGCAGCGATCACCGCCGACGGCCTCACCAAGGCGTTCGGCCGGACACGGGCCCTCGACGGGCTCGACCTGACCGTCCACACCGGCGAGGTGCACGGCTTCCTCGGGCCCAACGGCGCCGGCAAGACCACCACCATCCGCGTCCTGCTGGGGCTGATGCGCGCCGACGGCGGCCGCGCCACCCTGCTCGGCGGTGACCCCTGGACCGACGCCACCGAGCTGCACCGGCGGCTGGCGTACGTCCCGGGCGACGTCACCCTCTGGCCGAACCTCACCGGCGGCGAGGTCATCGACCTGCTCGGCCGGCTGCGCGGCGGCCTCGACACCGGCCGCCGCGCCGAGCTGATCGAGCGCTTCGACCTCGACCCGCGCAAGAAGGGCCGGACGTACTCGAAGGGCAACCGGCAGAAGGTCGCGCTCGTCGCCGCGCTGGCGTCCGATGTGGAGCTGCTGGTCCTCGACGAGCCGACGTCCGGGCTCGACCCGCTGATGGAGGAGGTGTTCCGGGACGTCGTCGAGGAGGAGCGCGAGCGCGGCGACCGGACGGTGCTGCTGTCCTCGCACATCCTTTCCGAAGTCGAGGCCCTGTGCGACCGCGTCACGATCATCCGGGCCGGCCGCACGGTCGAGTCGGGCACCCTGGACGAGCTGCGGCACCTGGGCCGGATCACCATCGACGCCTCGCTCGCGCACGTGCCGGCGGAACTGGCGTCGCTGCTGCCGGGCGTGCACGACCTGAGTTCGTACGGCTCGCACGTCCACCTGTCCGTCGACCAGACGTCGCTGGACGACGTGATGCGGCACCTCGCCGGGGCCGGGCTGCGGAGCCTGGTGAGCCGCCCGCCGACGCTCGAGGAGCTGTTCCTGCGGCACTACCGGCAGGACGAGCCGGTCGGAGCGGCGCGATGA
- a CDS encoding TetR/AcrR family transcriptional regulator, whose translation MSTEDLTARARIRDAAIKLFTERGMEKTSILDIAREAGVSGGLIRHHFGSKDGLREACDTHVFDELVKFKEEVLAKGAANPGFLPTFDARQLLYRRYLGRAMVDGSDAAEAQFTGIVDETERYFREQGMEMPDPRGVAAALAAMTGGLMILQDHVARALGEEPGTNEAMLRMSAAAGHLFLNPLATTEVLEKARAALAAYQRKE comes from the coding sequence ATGAGCACCGAAGACCTCACCGCACGGGCCCGGATCCGCGACGCCGCCATCAAGCTCTTCACCGAGCGCGGCATGGAGAAGACGTCGATCCTCGACATCGCCCGGGAAGCCGGAGTGTCGGGCGGCCTGATCCGCCACCACTTCGGCTCCAAGGACGGCCTGCGCGAGGCCTGCGACACGCACGTCTTCGACGAACTGGTGAAGTTCAAGGAAGAGGTGCTGGCGAAGGGCGCCGCGAACCCGGGGTTCCTCCCCACGTTCGACGCCCGCCAGCTGCTCTACCGCCGGTACCTGGGCCGCGCCATGGTCGACGGCTCCGACGCCGCCGAGGCGCAGTTCACCGGGATCGTCGACGAAACCGAGCGCTACTTCCGCGAGCAGGGCATGGAGATGCCGGATCCGCGGGGCGTTGCCGCCGCCCTCGCCGCGATGACCGGCGGGCTGATGATCCTGCAGGACCACGTCGCCCGCGCGCTCGGCGAGGAACCGGGCACGAACGAGGCGATGCTGCGGATGTCGGCGGCCGCCGGGCACCTGTTCCTGAACCCGCTCGCCACCACCGAAGTCCTCGAAAAGGCCCGCGCAGCGCTGGCCGCCTACCAACGGAAGGAATGA
- a CDS encoding S8 family serine peptidase, which produces MEQHRSRWRRRAGITILATALGASVLGVAVPVASAQQAPPTNGAADGKTLDEHDRALVAEAEKAGKPDVTLLIAAEKGQTGTAVHELEALGGVVQSTDTKLDYVKVSIPTAKAEKAAKLKSVNAVDVDGLVVRDDPKPDGAGTPLPQPAPGKNTPRVNPYLPTGDTYAAQFGQVLPGWDGKDTTVAVLDSGVDLDSPALATTSHGERKIVDWYNANATNSGDGTWVKQSTQTYTGTFTANGKTWTAPATGGPYTFGVFGETAGDLGAADSETGGDINRDGDRADSWGVLLDPATKEVRVDLNGNGDFTDEKPMTDYNKKYDVGFFGTDNPATDIAERMAFVVQTDKPGYVGIGIAGAEHGSHVAGIATGNDLFGGKMDGAAPGAKVLAVKVCLTSAGCTSSGLIDGVVYAASHGADVINISIGGLPALNDGNNARAELYNRTIAEYNVQIFISAGNSGAGANTVGDPSVATDAISVGSYITKETWLSNYGSVTKNPESLHPFSSRGPREDGGFKPDIIAPGAAISTTPRWEAPSPVAGTYALPAGYAMLQGTSMAAPQATGAAALLVSAYKATHNGQRPPVAQLRAAIKSTARFVPGIGAYAQGAGLFNVPAAFVALSLNPKPDTVSTSVEVHTVQSGLLATPNTGVGIHDREGVTTGKAYTRTYTITRTTGSAHPVPYFVRWVGNDGTFSSGGTVVLPLNTPVKFDVKVNPKSAGVHSALLYLDNPLTIGIDVQTLNTVFAPQEFVAGKGFQVDVSGKAARNQATSYFVRVPQGASALKVDLDAGAGAPGKGQVRFLRYDPTGVPAEASTATTACYLPDAGAGCAGGTPTSRTIANPLPGVWEIVVEARRTSDVDEAPYKLSASVLGTAISPNPDVIASATLNTPIARTYTVQNTLGAFTGKLTGGTLGSAKTQRPTITEGTQQQYQIAVTPGSTSLTATIGSPAVVGTDLDLVLYNCTTGSCVQAGVSADGDSEESVTVPNPAPGVWVALVDGYAVPGGTTAYDYLDVFTNPAFGSVAVTDANALRASGSSWTVPATVTATAAPAAGRTLRGQLTVQTDTGVTVGSSLVQINAVS; this is translated from the coding sequence GTGGAACAGCACAGATCGCGCTGGAGACGGCGGGCCGGGATCACCATCCTCGCCACCGCACTCGGCGCCTCCGTCCTCGGCGTCGCGGTCCCGGTGGCCTCCGCCCAGCAGGCCCCGCCGACCAACGGCGCGGCCGACGGCAAGACCCTCGACGAGCACGACCGCGCGCTCGTCGCCGAAGCCGAAAAGGCCGGGAAGCCCGACGTCACGCTGCTGATCGCCGCGGAAAAGGGCCAGACCGGCACCGCCGTGCACGAGCTCGAAGCGCTCGGCGGCGTTGTCCAGTCCACCGACACGAAGCTCGACTACGTCAAGGTCAGCATCCCGACCGCCAAGGCCGAAAAAGCCGCGAAGCTCAAGTCGGTCAACGCCGTCGACGTCGACGGGCTCGTCGTGCGCGACGACCCGAAGCCCGACGGTGCCGGCACCCCGCTGCCGCAGCCGGCCCCGGGCAAGAACACCCCGCGCGTCAACCCGTACCTGCCGACCGGGGACACCTACGCGGCGCAGTTCGGCCAGGTCCTGCCCGGTTGGGACGGCAAGGACACCACGGTCGCCGTGCTCGACTCCGGCGTCGACCTCGACTCCCCCGCGCTGGCCACCACCAGCCACGGCGAACGCAAGATCGTCGACTGGTACAACGCCAACGCGACCAACTCCGGCGACGGCACCTGGGTCAAGCAGTCGACCCAGACCTACACCGGCACCTTCACCGCGAACGGCAAGACGTGGACGGCCCCGGCGACCGGCGGCCCGTACACCTTCGGCGTGTTCGGCGAGACCGCGGGCGACCTGGGCGCCGCGGACAGCGAGACCGGCGGTGACATCAACCGCGACGGCGACCGCGCCGACTCCTGGGGCGTGCTGCTCGACCCGGCGACCAAGGAGGTCCGGGTCGACCTCAACGGCAACGGCGACTTCACCGACGAGAAGCCGATGACCGACTACAACAAGAAGTACGACGTCGGCTTCTTCGGCACCGACAACCCGGCGACCGACATCGCCGAGCGGATGGCCTTCGTGGTCCAGACCGACAAGCCGGGGTACGTCGGCATCGGCATCGCCGGCGCGGAGCACGGTTCGCACGTCGCGGGCATCGCCACCGGCAACGACCTGTTCGGCGGCAAGATGGACGGCGCGGCCCCGGGCGCGAAGGTGCTGGCCGTCAAGGTCTGCCTCACCAGCGCCGGCTGCACCTCGTCCGGCCTGATCGACGGGGTCGTCTACGCGGCCAGCCACGGCGCCGACGTCATCAACATCTCGATCGGCGGCCTGCCGGCGCTCAACGACGGCAACAACGCCCGCGCGGAGCTCTACAACCGCACGATCGCCGAGTACAACGTCCAGATCTTCATCTCGGCAGGCAACAGCGGCGCCGGGGCGAACACCGTCGGCGACCCGTCGGTGGCCACGGACGCGATCTCGGTCGGCTCGTACATCACCAAGGAGACCTGGCTGTCGAACTACGGCTCGGTCACCAAGAACCCCGAGTCGCTGCACCCGTTCTCCTCGCGCGGCCCGCGTGAGGACGGCGGCTTCAAGCCGGACATCATCGCGCCCGGCGCGGCGATCTCCACCACCCCGCGGTGGGAAGCGCCGAGCCCGGTCGCCGGCACGTACGCCCTGCCGGCCGGCTACGCGATGCTGCAGGGCACGTCGATGGCGGCGCCGCAGGCGACCGGCGCGGCGGCGCTGCTGGTGAGCGCGTACAAGGCGACGCACAACGGCCAGCGGCCGCCGGTGGCGCAGCTGCGGGCGGCGATCAAGTCGACCGCGCGGTTCGTGCCGGGCATCGGCGCGTACGCCCAGGGCGCGGGCCTGTTCAACGTCCCGGCCGCGTTCGTCGCGCTTTCGCTCAACCCGAAGCCGGACACGGTTTCGACGTCGGTCGAGGTGCACACCGTCCAGTCCGGGCTGCTGGCCACCCCGAACACGGGCGTGGGCATCCACGACCGCGAGGGCGTGACCACGGGCAAGGCCTACACCCGCACCTACACGATCACCCGCACCACGGGCTCGGCGCACCCGGTGCCGTACTTCGTGCGGTGGGTCGGCAACGACGGCACGTTCTCCTCCGGTGGCACCGTGGTGCTGCCGCTGAACACGCCGGTGAAGTTCGACGTCAAGGTCAACCCGAAGAGCGCCGGGGTCCACTCGGCCCTGCTCTACCTGGACAACCCGCTGACCATCGGCATCGACGTGCAGACCCTCAACACGGTCTTCGCGCCGCAGGAGTTCGTCGCCGGCAAGGGTTTCCAGGTCGACGTCTCGGGCAAGGCCGCCCGCAACCAGGCGACCAGCTACTTCGTGCGGGTGCCGCAGGGCGCCAGCGCGCTGAAGGTGGACCTGGACGCCGGCGCCGGCGCTCCGGGCAAGGGCCAGGTGCGGTTCCTGCGGTACGACCCGACCGGTGTCCCGGCCGAGGCCAGCACCGCGACGACCGCGTGCTACCTGCCCGACGCGGGTGCGGGCTGCGCCGGCGGCACGCCGACCAGCCGGACCATCGCCAACCCGCTGCCGGGCGTGTGGGAGATCGTCGTCGAGGCGCGCCGGACGTCCGATGTGGACGAAGCGCCGTACAAGCTGTCGGCTTCGGTGCTGGGCACGGCGATCTCGCCGAACCCGGATGTCATCGCCTCCGCCACGCTGAACACGCCGATCGCGCGGACCTACACCGTGCAGAACACCCTCGGCGCGTTCACCGGCAAGCTCACCGGGGGCACGCTGGGCAGCGCGAAGACGCAGCGGCCGACGATCACCGAAGGCACGCAGCAGCAGTACCAGATCGCGGTGACGCCGGGTTCGACGTCGCTGACCGCCACGATCGGCAGCCCCGCCGTCGTGGGCACGGACCTCGACCTGGTGCTGTACAACTGCACGACCGGTTCCTGCGTGCAGGCGGGCGTCAGCGCGGACGGTGACTCCGAGGAGTCGGTGACCGTGCCCAACCCGGCGCCCGGGGTGTGGGTCGCGCTCGTCGACGGGTACGCGGTGCCGGGCGGTACCACCGCCTACGACTACCTCGACGTGTTCACCAACCCGGCGTTCGGTTCGGTCGCGGTGACCGACGCCAACGCCCTGCGCGCGTCGGGCAGCTCGTGGACCGTGCCGGCGACGGTGACGGCCACCGCCGCCCCGGCCGCGGGCCGGACCCTGCGCGGTCAGCTGACCGTGCAGACCGACACCGGTGTCACGGTCGGCTCCTCGCTGGTGCAGATCAACGCGGTGAGCTAG
- a CDS encoding ROK family transcriptional regulator, producing the protein MTQAVRHEEMRARNLEVVLGAVSRGGPLTRAALAEVTGLTKSTVSKLVGDLVEAGLLAETGPARAGERGRPGVDVVLSGARMASLGLEINVDYLAVRVLDLTGEVRFAARRERDNRGSRPKKVLGELQELATEALAEAHRLGLEAAGAVLAVSGPVGDGVLFSAPNLGWQDVRPAELLRLPVPVELDNEANLAALGELWYGDGERDFLYVSGEIGIGAGLVVNGVLYAGATGLAGELGHVVVAPEGAPCRCGGSGCLETYAGQEALLAAGNAASVPALLSALERGDETALAACAAAGRALGIALTSAVNLLDLDRIVLGGVFTQLYPWLSGPVSEVLTKRLGGLRGTPPVLTASRLGGNAATLGAAGRVIHRVLADPAPFLTRAQEA; encoded by the coding sequence ATGACGCAGGCCGTGCGGCACGAGGAGATGCGCGCCCGCAACCTCGAGGTCGTGCTGGGCGCCGTCAGCCGCGGGGGCCCGCTCACCCGGGCCGCGCTCGCCGAGGTCACCGGCCTGACGAAGTCGACTGTGAGCAAGCTCGTCGGCGACCTGGTGGAGGCGGGCCTGCTCGCCGAGACCGGCCCCGCGCGGGCGGGCGAACGCGGCCGGCCGGGGGTGGACGTCGTGCTCAGCGGGGCGCGGATGGCGTCGCTGGGGCTGGAGATCAACGTCGACTACCTCGCGGTGCGCGTGCTCGACCTCACCGGCGAGGTCCGGTTCGCCGCCCGCCGCGAACGCGACAACCGCGGCTCGCGGCCGAAGAAGGTCCTGGGCGAGCTGCAGGAGCTGGCCACCGAGGCGCTCGCCGAGGCCCACCGGCTGGGGCTGGAGGCGGCGGGCGCGGTGCTGGCGGTGTCCGGCCCGGTCGGCGACGGCGTGCTGTTCAGCGCCCCCAACCTCGGCTGGCAGGACGTCCGCCCGGCCGAGCTGCTGCGGCTGCCGGTCCCCGTCGAACTGGACAACGAAGCGAACCTCGCCGCGCTCGGCGAGCTCTGGTACGGCGACGGCGAGCGCGATTTCCTCTACGTGTCCGGCGAAATCGGCATCGGCGCGGGCCTGGTCGTGAACGGCGTGCTGTACGCCGGCGCGACGGGCCTGGCCGGCGAGCTGGGGCACGTGGTCGTGGCCCCGGAGGGGGCGCCGTGCCGCTGCGGCGGCAGCGGCTGCCTGGAGACCTACGCGGGGCAGGAAGCGTTGCTGGCGGCGGGAAACGCCGCCTCGGTGCCGGCCTTGCTGAGCGCTCTCGAGCGGGGTGACGAGACGGCGCTGGCGGCCTGCGCGGCGGCCGGGCGTGCCCTCGGCATCGCCCTGACGTCGGCGGTGAACCTGCTGGACCTCGACCGCATCGTGCTGGGTGGGGTGTTCACGCAGCTGTACCCGTGGTTGTCCGGGCCGGTGTCGGAGGTCCTGACGAAGCGCCTCGGCGGCCTGCGCGGCACGCCCCCGGTCTTGACCGCCTCCCGCCTGGGCGGCAACGCGGCCACCCTCGGCGCGGCCGGCCGGGTCATCCACCGCGTTCTGGCCGACCCGGCGCCGTTCCTCACCCGGGCCCAGGAAGCGTGA
- the xylA gene encoding xylose isomerase, whose product MSDFAPQPADKFTFGLWTVGWPANDPFGVATRPPLDPVESVHRLAELGAYGVTFHDDDLLATEPDRDKAIERFRKALAETGLKVPMATTNLFTHPVFKDGGLTSNDRDIRRYALRKVRRNLDLAAELGAQTYVVWGGREGAESDAAKDVRAALDRYKEGLDLLADYVVEKGYSLRFALEPKPNEPRGDILLPTIGHALGFISQLARPEMFGLNPEVGHEQMAGLNFVHGISQALWQGKLFHIDLNGQHGPKFDQDLIFGHGDLKSAFFLVDLLENAGYDGPRHFDYKPMRTEDAEDVWVSAAANMRTYLILKEKSAAFRADPEVVEALAASRVPDLSTPTLAPGETFDDVLNDEFDLEAAAARGYHFTRLNQLALEHLLGVR is encoded by the coding sequence ATGAGCGACTTCGCTCCCCAGCCGGCCGACAAGTTCACCTTCGGCCTCTGGACCGTGGGCTGGCCCGCGAACGACCCGTTCGGAGTCGCGACGCGGCCGCCGCTGGACCCGGTGGAGAGCGTGCACCGGCTGGCGGAGCTGGGCGCCTACGGCGTGACCTTCCACGACGACGACCTGCTGGCCACCGAGCCGGACCGCGACAAGGCGATCGAGCGCTTCCGCAAGGCGCTCGCCGAAACCGGCCTCAAGGTGCCGATGGCGACGACGAACCTGTTCACCCACCCGGTGTTCAAGGACGGCGGCCTGACCAGCAACGACCGCGATATCCGCCGGTACGCGCTGCGGAAGGTGCGCCGCAACCTCGACCTGGCGGCCGAGCTGGGCGCGCAGACGTACGTCGTCTGGGGCGGCCGCGAAGGCGCCGAGTCCGACGCCGCGAAGGACGTCCGCGCGGCCCTGGACCGCTACAAGGAGGGCCTGGACCTGCTCGCCGACTACGTCGTCGAGAAGGGCTACTCGCTGCGGTTCGCGCTGGAGCCGAAGCCGAACGAGCCGCGGGGCGACATCCTGCTGCCGACGATCGGGCACGCGCTGGGCTTCATCTCGCAGCTCGCGCGGCCGGAGATGTTCGGGCTGAACCCGGAGGTCGGGCACGAGCAGATGGCCGGGTTGAACTTCGTGCACGGCATCTCGCAGGCGCTGTGGCAGGGCAAGCTGTTCCACATCGACCTCAACGGCCAGCACGGCCCGAAGTTCGACCAGGACCTGATCTTCGGCCACGGCGACCTGAAGAGCGCGTTCTTCCTGGTCGACCTGCTGGAGAACGCCGGCTACGACGGCCCGCGGCACTTCGACTACAAGCCGATGCGCACCGAGGACGCCGAAGACGTCTGGGTGTCGGCGGCGGCGAACATGCGGACCTACCTGATCCTCAAGGAGAAGTCGGCGGCGTTCCGGGCCGACCCGGAAGTCGTGGAGGCGCTGGCGGCGTCGCGGGTCCCGGACCTTTCGACGCCGACGCTGGCCCCGGGCGAGACGTTCGACGACGTCCTGAACGACGAGTTCGACCTGGAAGCGGCGGCCGCCCGCGGCTACCACTTCACCCGGCTGAACCAGCTCGCCTTGGAGCACCTGCTCGGCGTGCGCTGA
- a CDS encoding ThuA domain-containing protein, giving the protein MRVLVFSKTAGYRHDSIPAGVRAIRELGAAHGFDVTATEDAPEFADSYAAVVFLSTSGEVLDAARQAAFESYVEGGGGYVGVHAAADTGYGWPWYGELVGAWFKTHPEIQRARFVTEDRTHPATAHLPPVWTRTDELYDFRANPRGRVHVLQTLDESSYAGGGMGADHPITWCHPQGRGRAFYTGLGHTSESYADPAFRALLLGAIRYAAGNTPAA; this is encoded by the coding sequence ATGCGGGTGCTGGTGTTCTCCAAGACGGCCGGGTACCGGCACGACTCGATCCCGGCGGGGGTCCGGGCGATCCGGGAACTGGGTGCGGCGCACGGGTTCGACGTCACGGCGACCGAAGACGCGCCTGAGTTCGCGGACTCCTACGCCGCGGTGGTGTTCCTGTCGACCAGCGGTGAAGTCCTGGACGCGGCGCGGCAGGCGGCGTTCGAGTCCTATGTGGAGGGTGGGGGTGGCTACGTCGGCGTCCACGCGGCCGCCGACACGGGGTATGGCTGGCCGTGGTACGGAGAGCTGGTGGGTGCCTGGTTCAAGACCCACCCGGAAATCCAGCGGGCCCGGTTCGTGACCGAAGACCGCACGCACCCGGCGACCGCCCACCTGCCGCCGGTGTGGACGCGGACCGACGAGCTGTACGACTTCCGCGCCAACCCGCGTGGCCGGGTGCACGTGCTGCAGACGCTGGACGAGTCCAGCTACGCCGGCGGCGGGATGGGCGCGGACCACCCCATCACGTGGTGTCACCCGCAGGGGCGCGGCCGGGCGTTCTACACCGGGCTCGGCCACACGAGCGAGTCGTACGCCGACCCGGCGTTCCGCGCGCTCCTGCTGGGCGCGATCCGCTACGCCGCGGGAAACACGCCCGCGGCGTAG
- a CDS encoding MarR family winged helix-turn-helix transcriptional regulator: MSLDDDAVEARAQGWRTLAALHARIEDGLQRALERDHELSVSEYAVLDVLARQDGFHLRMNQLANAVVLSQSATTRLVARLEGRGLLARYLCADDRRGIYTEVTPAGQALLAAARPTHDAALAEALGEAETRPELAPLVAALGTLSFPGAAST; the protein is encoded by the coding sequence GTGTCACTGGACGATGACGCCGTCGAAGCGCGCGCGCAGGGCTGGCGAACGCTGGCCGCGCTCCACGCGCGGATCGAAGACGGGCTGCAGCGCGCCCTCGAACGCGACCACGAGCTGTCGGTGAGCGAGTACGCGGTCCTGGACGTCCTGGCCCGCCAGGACGGCTTCCACCTCCGGATGAACCAGCTGGCGAACGCGGTGGTCCTCAGCCAGTCCGCGACGACGCGGCTGGTGGCGCGGCTGGAGGGCCGGGGGCTGCTGGCCCGCTACCTGTGTGCGGACGACCGCCGGGGGATCTACACGGAGGTGACGCCGGCGGGTCAGGCGTTGCTCGCGGCGGCGCGTCCGACCCACGACGCGGCGCTGGCCGAGGCCTTGGGGGAGGCGGAGACCCGGCCGGAGCTCGCTCCGCTGGTCGCGGCGCTCGGCACGCTCAGCTTCCCCGGGGCCGCTTCGACCTGA